The proteins below are encoded in one region of Tessaracoccus aquimaris:
- a CDS encoding catalase encodes MSNRETMGQQLPTGASTRLNGAPVESDAHSLTVGNDGPIVLHDVHLVEQLAHFNRERVPERTPHAKGSGAFGTFTVTGDVTAYTAATPFQPGAETPMVARFSTVAGEQGSPDTWRDVRGFSVRFYSTAGNLDIVGNNTPVFFLRDPLKFPHFIRSQKRLPSSGLRDNTMQWDFWTASPESAHQVTYLMGDRGLPRSWRHMHGFSSHTYMWINEAGEKFWVKYHFRTNQGEENLTNDEAQALAGSDADYHRRDLYEAIERGEFPSWTLNVQVMPYDEANHYRFNPFDLTKTWSHKDYPLIEVGTMTLDKNPSNFYAQIEQAAFSPSNMIPGTGISPDKMLLARVFAYPDAQRARIGANFHQLPVNQPRTAEFNNYAEQGHMQHQHTGDAPVYAPNSYGRMFSEAQVTVADGWESDGALVRAAATLHAEDDDFGQAGTLVREVFDDAQRDRFVETVSGALSGVASDEVLGRAFQYWKNVDATTGQRIEDTVRAAN; translated from the coding sequence ATGAGCAACCGCGAAACCATGGGACAGCAGCTACCGACCGGGGCGTCGACGCGCCTCAACGGGGCGCCCGTCGAGTCGGACGCGCACTCGTTGACCGTCGGAAACGACGGCCCGATCGTGCTGCACGACGTCCACCTGGTCGAGCAGCTCGCCCACTTCAACCGTGAGCGGGTGCCGGAGCGCACCCCGCACGCCAAGGGCTCCGGGGCCTTCGGCACGTTCACGGTGACCGGCGACGTCACCGCCTACACCGCCGCGACGCCCTTCCAGCCCGGGGCCGAGACCCCGATGGTCGCCCGCTTCTCCACCGTCGCCGGCGAGCAGGGCTCCCCCGACACCTGGCGCGACGTCCGCGGCTTCTCTGTGCGCTTCTACTCCACCGCAGGCAACCTCGACATCGTCGGCAACAACACCCCGGTGTTCTTCCTGCGCGATCCCCTGAAGTTCCCGCACTTCATCCGTTCGCAGAAGCGCCTCCCGTCCTCCGGCCTGCGCGACAACACCATGCAGTGGGACTTCTGGACGGCCTCGCCCGAGTCGGCGCACCAGGTGACCTACCTGATGGGCGACCGCGGCCTGCCGCGCTCCTGGCGGCACATGCACGGCTTCTCCTCGCACACCTACATGTGGATCAACGAGGCGGGCGAGAAGTTCTGGGTCAAGTACCACTTCCGCACCAACCAGGGCGAGGAGAACCTCACCAACGACGAGGCGCAGGCGCTGGCAGGCTCCGACGCGGACTACCACCGTCGCGACCTGTACGAGGCCATCGAGCGGGGCGAGTTCCCGTCCTGGACGCTGAACGTGCAGGTAATGCCCTACGACGAGGCGAACCACTACCGCTTCAACCCGTTCGACCTGACCAAGACCTGGTCGCACAAGGACTACCCGCTGATCGAGGTCGGCACGATGACGCTGGACAAGAACCCCAGCAACTTCTACGCCCAGATCGAGCAGGCGGCCTTCTCCCCGTCGAACATGATCCCCGGCACCGGCATCTCGCCGGACAAGATGCTGCTGGCCCGCGTGTTCGCCTACCCGGACGCGCAGCGCGCGCGGATCGGCGCGAACTTCCACCAGCTTCCCGTCAACCAGCCCCGCACCGCCGAGTTCAACAACTACGCCGAGCAGGGGCACATGCAGCACCAGCACACGGGCGACGCCCCGGTGTACGCGCCCAACAGCTACGGCCGGATGTTCTCCGAGGCGCAGGTGACGGTCGCGGACGGATGGGAGTCCGACGGCGCCCTGGTGCGTGCCGCCGCGACGCTGCACGCCGAGGACGACGACTTCGGCCAGGCGGGCACGCTCGTGCGTGAGGTCTTCGACGACGCACAGCGCGACCGCTTCGTCGAGACCGTCTCCGGCGCACTGTCGGGCGTCGCCTCCGACGAGGTCCTCGGGCGCGCCTTCCAGTACTGGAAGAACGTCGACGCCACGACCGGCCAGCGGATCGAGGACACGGTCCGAGCCGCCAACTGA
- a CDS encoding MDR family oxidoreductase has product MIRGIVVSETGVELKELDEAFLGDGDVVVDVVYSDLNYKDALAVTGKPGVVRTLPLVAGIDLVGRVVESGDPRWQAGDWIVQNGAGLSETKNGGFATRARLDAKLAVGVPDGLSPESVAALGTAGYTAALSVLRIVSEGVLPSDGPVLVTGATGGVGSIATMLLATAGFDVHASTGRVDRFGDYLQSLGATEVVPRSDLEGRGKPLQKAQYAGVVDSVGGEVLANAIARTLPNGTVTACGLAGSIALPSTVMPFILRGVTLAGIDSVWAPLEDRADAWRLLAKGIDVDQLDLMTSRVTLDEVIAAGQQLLDGERHGRTLVTIGGD; this is encoded by the coding sequence ATGATCCGAGGCATTGTCGTCAGCGAAACCGGTGTCGAACTCAAGGAGCTCGACGAAGCCTTCCTGGGGGACGGGGACGTCGTGGTCGACGTCGTCTACTCCGACCTCAACTACAAGGACGCGCTCGCGGTGACAGGCAAGCCAGGGGTCGTACGCACACTGCCGCTGGTGGCGGGCATCGACCTGGTCGGCAGGGTCGTCGAGTCGGGCGACCCGCGCTGGCAGGCGGGCGACTGGATCGTGCAGAACGGCGCCGGCCTCTCCGAGACGAAGAACGGCGGCTTCGCGACCCGGGCACGCCTCGACGCGAAACTCGCCGTCGGCGTGCCCGACGGGCTCTCCCCCGAGTCGGTCGCGGCACTCGGCACCGCCGGCTACACCGCGGCCCTGTCGGTGCTGCGGATCGTCAGCGAGGGCGTGCTGCCAAGCGACGGCCCCGTGCTCGTCACCGGCGCAACCGGAGGGGTCGGCTCGATCGCCACCATGCTGCTGGCAACCGCGGGCTTCGACGTGCACGCGTCGACCGGGAGGGTCGACAGGTTCGGCGACTACCTGCAGAGCCTCGGTGCGACCGAGGTGGTGCCCCGCTCCGACCTCGAGGGCCGCGGAAAGCCGCTGCAGAAGGCGCAGTACGCGGGCGTCGTCGACTCGGTCGGCGGCGAGGTGCTCGCCAACGCGATCGCCAGGACGCTGCCCAACGGCACCGTGACCGCCTGCGGGCTAGCGGGCTCGATCGCCCTTCCCTCGACGGTGATGCCCTTCATCCTGCGCGGCGTCACGCTCGCGGGCATCGACTCGGTGTGGGCCCCGCTCGAGGACCGCGCCGACGCGTGGCGGCTGCTCGCCAAGGGCATCGACGTCGACCAACTCGACCTGATGACGAGCCGCGTCACGCTCGACGAGGTCATCGCGGCCGGGCAGCAACTGCTCGACGGCGAGCGCCACGGCCGCACGCTCGTCACCATCGGCGGCGACTAA
- a CDS encoding excalibur calcium-binding domain-containing protein — protein sequence MHIRRTIVLALAATLIGAGTIAPTTAEAATKPAWTTNCTALNKKYSHGVGKAKAVDRDSKGKAIKNGVKNFKKSDSLYAQAMKYNKGLDRDKDGIACEKK from the coding sequence ATGCACATTCGACGAACGATCGTCCTCGCCCTCGCGGCGACCCTCATCGGCGCGGGCACCATCGCCCCCACGACCGCTGAGGCGGCGACCAAGCCAGCCTGGACCACGAACTGCACGGCCCTGAACAAGAAGTACTCCCACGGGGTCGGGAAGGCGAAGGCCGTCGACCGCGATTCCAAGGGCAAGGCCATCAAGAACGGCGTCAAGAACTTCAAGAAGTCCGACAGCCTCTACGCGCAGGCCATGAAGTACAACAAGGGCCTGGACCGCGACAAGGACGGCATCGCCTGCGAGAAGAAGTAG
- the glnA gene encoding type I glutamate--ammonia ligase has product MFKGADDLLAYIKEEGIETIDVRFCDLPGVMQHFTVPAKAFGPEVFEDGFGFDGSSITGFQKIHESDMSLFPDPTTAYLDPFRKSKTLNVNFFVHDPLTKEPYSRDPRNIARKAMSYLSSTGIGDTAYFAPEAEFYVFDDIRFDTSANASYYHIDSEAGAWNSGRVEDGGNRGYKVKYKGGYFPVAPVDHFGDLRDDIVRHMENAGLEVERAHHEVGTAGQAEINWRFDELLKAADDVMKFKYLVKNTAWEAGKTATFMPKPIFGDNGSGMHCHQSIWNDGEPLFYDENGYAGLSDMARFYIGGLLKHAPALLAFTNPSVNSFHRLVPGFEAPVNLVYSQRNRSACIRIPITGSNPKAKRIEFRCPDPSSNPYLAFAAMLLAGIDGIQNRIEPMAPIDKDLYELPPDEHAEVPTVPGNLGAVLDALEADHEFLLVGDVFTPDLIETWIDLKRAEIQAIAMRPHPYEFELYYAI; this is encoded by the coding sequence ATGTTCAAAGGCGCAGACGATCTCCTGGCCTACATCAAGGAGGAGGGCATCGAGACCATCGACGTCCGCTTCTGCGACCTGCCGGGCGTGATGCAGCACTTCACCGTCCCCGCAAAGGCCTTCGGCCCTGAGGTCTTCGAGGACGGGTTCGGGTTCGACGGATCCTCGATCACCGGGTTCCAGAAGATCCACGAGTCGGACATGTCGCTGTTCCCTGACCCGACGACGGCCTATCTCGACCCGTTCCGCAAGTCGAAGACCCTCAACGTGAACTTCTTCGTGCACGACCCGCTGACCAAGGAGCCGTACTCGCGCGATCCGCGCAACATCGCCCGCAAGGCGATGTCGTACCTGAGCTCCACCGGGATCGGCGACACCGCATACTTCGCCCCCGAGGCCGAGTTCTACGTCTTCGACGACATCCGCTTCGACACCTCCGCGAACGCTTCGTACTACCACATCGATTCCGAGGCGGGCGCCTGGAACAGCGGTCGCGTGGAGGACGGCGGCAACCGCGGCTACAAGGTCAAGTACAAGGGCGGCTACTTCCCGGTCGCACCCGTCGACCACTTCGGCGACCTGCGTGACGACATCGTCCGCCACATGGAGAACGCCGGCCTCGAGGTCGAGCGCGCCCACCACGAGGTCGGCACCGCAGGCCAGGCCGAGATCAACTGGCGCTTCGACGAGCTGCTCAAGGCCGCCGACGACGTCATGAAGTTCAAGTACCTCGTCAAGAACACGGCCTGGGAGGCGGGCAAGACCGCCACGTTCATGCCGAAGCCGATCTTCGGCGACAACGGCTCCGGCATGCACTGCCACCAGTCGATCTGGAACGACGGTGAGCCCCTGTTCTACGACGAGAACGGCTACGCCGGGCTCTCCGACATGGCCCGCTTCTACATCGGCGGCCTGCTGAAGCACGCCCCCGCGCTGCTGGCCTTCACCAACCCGTCGGTGAACTCCTTCCACCGCCTGGTGCCCGGCTTCGAGGCGCCCGTGAACCTGGTGTACTCGCAGCGCAACCGCTCCGCCTGCATCCGCATCCCGATCACGGGTTCGAACCCGAAGGCCAAGCGCATCGAGTTCCGCTGCCCTGACCCGTCGTCGAACCCATACCTGGCGTTCGCGGCGATGCTGCTCGCAGGCATCGACGGCATCCAGAACCGGATCGAGCCGATGGCGCCGATCGACAAGGACCTGTACGAGCTGCCCCCGGACGAGCACGCCGAGGTCCCGACGGTGCCAGGCAACCTGGGCGCGGTGCTCGACGCCCTGGAGGCCGACCACGAGTTCCTGCTCGTCGGTGATGTCTTCACGCCCGACCTGATCGAGACGTGGATCGACCTGAAGCGCGCCGAGATCCAGGCGATCGCGATGCGCCCGCACCCCTACGAGTTCGAGCTGTACTACGCGATCTGA
- a CDS encoding dicarboxylate/amino acid:cation symporter — MLGFAAIAIGPENQVENPNWLTTLLTEVGRGYVSLLTVLVIPLVVTAVISSVARLREVANAARLAVQTLLWFALTALASVVVGIVAGLVTKPWLTAGVSADTAAEPGKVGEWTAFLTGLIPSNIFGLGVKVTQTDAGVTASPSFSILQILLISIALGVAALKVGPKADTFVAFAESALAVVQKVLWWIIRLAPIGTAALIGKAIVTYGWSSLASLGTFVLALYASLLVVWLVVYPLVLKLNGLSVRQFYRNVWPVISLGFVTRSSMGVMPVTQQVTERNLGVPRGYASFAVPLGATTKMDGCAAIFPALAAIFIAQFYGIELNVTHYLLIAFVAVIGSAATAGTTGATVMLTLTLSTLGLPLAGVGLLLAVEPIVDMGRTALNVTGQALVPAIVAKREGILDKAAYDAKPSFTGVAV, encoded by the coding sequence GTGCTCGGATTCGCGGCCATCGCGATCGGGCCCGAGAACCAGGTCGAGAACCCCAACTGGCTCACCACGCTTCTCACCGAGGTCGGCCGCGGCTACGTGTCGCTGCTCACCGTGCTCGTCATCCCGCTCGTCGTGACTGCGGTGATCTCATCGGTGGCCCGGCTGCGCGAGGTCGCCAACGCGGCCCGGCTCGCCGTCCAGACGCTGCTCTGGTTCGCGCTGACCGCGCTCGCCTCCGTCGTCGTCGGGATCGTCGCGGGCCTCGTGACCAAGCCTTGGCTGACCGCGGGCGTCTCGGCCGACACGGCCGCCGAGCCCGGCAAGGTCGGCGAATGGACCGCGTTCCTGACCGGCCTGATCCCCTCGAACATCTTCGGGCTGGGCGTCAAGGTGACCCAGACCGACGCGGGCGTCACCGCCTCCCCCAGCTTCTCGATCCTGCAGATCCTGCTGATCTCCATCGCGCTCGGCGTCGCGGCACTGAAGGTCGGCCCGAAGGCCGACACCTTCGTCGCGTTCGCCGAGTCGGCGCTCGCGGTCGTGCAGAAGGTGCTGTGGTGGATCATCCGCCTCGCCCCCATCGGCACCGCCGCTCTGATCGGCAAGGCCATCGTCACCTACGGCTGGAGCTCCCTCGCCTCGCTGGGCACCTTCGTGCTCGCGCTGTACGCCTCGCTGCTCGTGGTGTGGCTCGTGGTGTACCCGCTGGTGCTGAAGCTCAACGGCCTGAGCGTCAGGCAGTTCTACCGCAACGTGTGGCCCGTGATCTCGCTCGGCTTCGTCACCCGCTCCTCGATGGGCGTGATGCCCGTCACGCAGCAGGTCACCGAGCGGAACCTGGGCGTGCCCCGCGGCTACGCGTCGTTCGCCGTCCCGCTGGGCGCGACCACCAAGATGGACGGCTGCGCCGCGATCTTCCCCGCGCTCGCGGCGATCTTCATCGCGCAGTTCTACGGCATCGAACTCAACGTGACGCACTACCTGCTGATCGCCTTCGTCGCAGTGATCGGCTCTGCGGCCACCGCGGGCACCACCGGCGCGACCGTGATGCTGACGCTCACGCTGTCGACGCTGGGCCTGCCGCTGGCGGGTGTCGGGCTGCTGCTTGCGGTCGAGCCCATCGTCGACATGGGTCGCACCGCGCTCAACGTGACCGGCCAGGCCCTGGTGCCAGCCATCGTCGCCAAGCGTGAGGGGATCCTCGACAAGGCCGCCTACGACGCGAAGCCGAGCTTCACCGGCGTCGCTGTCTGA
- a CDS encoding MMPL family transporter — MKNNRVVRVLIPIVLVVVWLIGAGIGGPYFGRVSEVAQNDQSTFLPSSAEATKVGQRYLDFVGDEEIPAIAIFTSTEKLTPDQLEKLGALAEDVTATEGVSSASPLIPSEDGLAAQAFVGVDTDADLEDTVGKVREIIKADTPEGVEAHITGPAGFTSDLVEAFAGIDGLLLIVALALVLVILLVVYRSVILPFAVLATSMFALCVALLTNWWLAKADILTLTGQTQGILFILVIGAATDYSLLYTARYSEELKRHESKATATWAALKGVLEPITASGGTVIAGLLCLLLSDLGSNRSLGPVAAIGIVFAMLSALTLLPSLLYLLGRVAYWPRRPRFDPNRTDEEQTHTGVYAKAGAFVAKRPRTVWVVCTLLLAAGAAFVPTLKADGVPPSEFVLGYSDARDGQQKLGEHFPGGSGSPAYVLTGEDSLQQVADTLLANDGVASVSVVAADSPSGSAGVTADGIQAFGPPGTPAPAPTVSEGQVMLLATLADAADSDAAIDTVVELRETLAGTAEIGGTTATDLDTRTTSERDRTLIIPIVLAVILVILIALLRSVLAPVLLIATTALSFGTAMGTAAIVFNHILDFPGADPSVPLYGFVFLVALGIDYNIFLMTRVREESMRHGTRDGVLRGLAVTGGVITSAGIVLAATFAALAVIPILFLAQLAFIVAFGVLLDTFLVRTLLVPALVYDIGPAVWWPSKLRKVTGDKPRHAEAE; from the coding sequence GTGAAGAACAACCGCGTGGTGCGCGTCCTGATACCCATCGTCCTGGTGGTCGTGTGGCTGATCGGGGCAGGCATCGGGGGCCCGTACTTCGGCCGGGTCAGCGAGGTCGCGCAGAACGATCAGTCGACCTTCCTCCCGTCGAGCGCGGAGGCCACCAAGGTCGGGCAGCGCTACCTGGATTTCGTCGGCGACGAGGAGATCCCGGCCATCGCCATCTTCACCTCCACCGAGAAGCTGACCCCAGATCAACTGGAGAAGTTGGGCGCGCTCGCCGAGGACGTGACGGCAACTGAGGGCGTCTCCAGCGCGTCGCCGCTGATCCCCTCGGAGGATGGGCTGGCCGCGCAGGCCTTCGTCGGGGTCGACACCGACGCGGACCTGGAGGACACCGTCGGCAAGGTCCGCGAGATCATCAAGGCCGACACCCCGGAGGGCGTCGAGGCCCACATCACCGGCCCCGCTGGGTTCACCAGCGACCTGGTGGAGGCGTTCGCGGGCATCGACGGGCTGCTGCTGATCGTGGCGCTGGCTCTGGTGCTGGTGATCCTGCTGGTGGTGTACCGCTCGGTGATCCTGCCGTTCGCGGTGCTCGCCACCAGCATGTTCGCGCTGTGCGTCGCCCTGCTCACCAACTGGTGGCTCGCCAAGGCCGACATCCTCACGCTCACCGGGCAGACCCAGGGCATCTTGTTCATCCTGGTGATCGGCGCCGCCACCGACTACTCGCTGCTGTACACCGCGCGCTACTCCGAGGAACTGAAGCGCCACGAGTCGAAGGCCACGGCCACCTGGGCCGCACTCAAGGGCGTCCTCGAGCCGATCACCGCCTCCGGCGGCACCGTGATCGCCGGCCTGCTGTGCCTACTGCTCAGCGACCTCGGCTCCAACCGCTCGCTCGGCCCCGTCGCCGCCATCGGCATCGTGTTCGCAATGCTGTCCGCGCTGACGCTGCTGCCCAGCCTGCTGTACCTGCTCGGTCGAGTGGCCTACTGGCCGCGGCGGCCACGCTTCGACCCGAACCGCACCGACGAGGAGCAGACCCACACCGGGGTCTACGCCAAGGCGGGCGCCTTCGTGGCGAAGCGGCCGCGCACCGTCTGGGTGGTGTGCACGCTCCTGCTCGCCGCTGGTGCCGCGTTCGTGCCGACCTTGAAGGCCGACGGCGTTCCCCCGAGCGAGTTTGTGCTCGGCTACTCGGACGCCCGTGACGGGCAGCAGAAGTTGGGCGAGCACTTCCCTGGAGGCTCCGGCTCCCCGGCCTACGTGCTGACCGGCGAGGACTCGCTGCAGCAGGTCGCAGACACGCTGCTCGCCAACGACGGCGTGGCGTCGGTCAGCGTCGTGGCCGCCGACTCCCCCTCCGGATCGGCCGGGGTGACGGCCGACGGCATCCAGGCGTTCGGCCCGCCCGGCACTCCCGCGCCCGCGCCGACGGTCAGCGAGGGTCAGGTGATGCTGCTCGCGACCCTTGCCGACGCGGCCGACAGCGACGCGGCGATCGACACGGTCGTCGAACTTCGTGAGACGTTGGCGGGGACCGCCGAGATCGGCGGCACGACCGCGACCGACCTCGACACCCGCACCACGTCCGAACGCGACCGCACGCTGATCATCCCGATCGTGCTGGCCGTGATCCTGGTCATCCTGATCGCGCTGCTGCGCTCGGTGCTCGCCCCGGTGCTGCTGATCGCCACGACCGCGCTCAGCTTCGGCACGGCCATGGGCACCGCCGCCATCGTGTTCAACCACATCCTCGACTTCCCTGGCGCCGACCCGTCGGTGCCGCTGTACGGGTTCGTCTTCCTGGTGGCGCTCGGCATCGACTACAACATCTTCCTGATGACGAGGGTGCGGGAGGAGTCGATGCGGCACGGAACCCGCGACGGCGTGCTGCGCGGCCTGGCCGTGACGGGCGGCGTGATCACCTCTGCAGGCATCGTGCTGGCGGCGACCTTCGCGGCGCTCGCGGTGATCCCGATCCTGTTCCTGGCCCAGTTGGCCTTCATCGTGGCCTTCGGGGTGCTGCTCGACACGTTCCTGGTGCGCACCCTGCTTGTCCCGGCACTTGTCTACGACATCGGCCCGGCCGTGTGGTGGCCGTCGAAGCTCCGCAAGGTCACCGGCGATAAGCCGCGCCACGCGGAAGCTGAGTGA
- a CDS encoding ABC transporter permease, with product MRRHLTARLGLWSAYPARTRPLPGRWGIGLGAVIALFVLWWAVTASGLIDPYLLPGPGQVLAKMSDQMRLGLVSRYLTPTLIAALLGALLAVAVAIPLGVLISHSRVLAAVAEPFVAISQTIPLVAIAPLLVLWIGYGTVPIAVLCAIVAFFPMVTTTVVGLRSLDMRVVENAMLDGAGAWRRLWHIEFPMAAPAILAGVRGGVVLAMTGAVVGELVMGGSGLGTLLTLSRDAADTAAVFSVVAWISLSAMALYGLISLLERAAVNRLQGEAS from the coding sequence ATGAGACGCCACCTGACTGCCCGGCTCGGGCTGTGGTCGGCGTACCCTGCGCGCACACGGCCCCTCCCCGGACGCTGGGGCATCGGCCTCGGCGCCGTCATCGCGCTGTTCGTGCTGTGGTGGGCCGTCACCGCCTCCGGCCTGATCGATCCGTACCTGCTTCCCGGGCCGGGCCAGGTGCTGGCCAAGATGTCCGACCAGATGCGCCTCGGCCTCGTGTCTCGCTACCTGACGCCCACGCTGATCGCGGCGCTCCTCGGGGCGCTGCTCGCGGTCGCCGTGGCGATCCCGCTCGGCGTCCTGATCTCCCACTCGCGCGTGCTCGCCGCCGTCGCGGAGCCGTTCGTGGCGATCTCCCAGACCATCCCTCTCGTCGCCATCGCACCCCTGCTGGTGCTGTGGATCGGCTACGGCACCGTCCCCATCGCCGTGCTGTGCGCCATCGTCGCGTTCTTCCCGATGGTCACCACCACTGTCGTCGGGCTGCGTTCGCTCGACATGCGCGTGGTCGAAAACGCGATGCTCGACGGCGCGGGCGCCTGGCGGCGGCTGTGGCACATCGAGTTCCCGATGGCCGCCCCCGCGATCCTCGCGGGTGTGCGCGGCGGCGTGGTGCTCGCCATGACCGGCGCCGTCGTCGGCGAACTCGTGATGGGCGGCTCCGGCCTCGGCACCCTCCTCACCCTGTCAAGGGACGCCGCGGACACCGCCGCCGTCTTCTCCGTCGTCGCCTGGATCTCGCTTTCCGCCATGGCCCTCTACGGCCTCATCTCGCTGCTCGAACGGGCAGCGGTCAACCGTCTCCAAGGAGAAGCATCATGA
- a CDS encoding ABC transporter substrate-binding protein produces the protein MIDRRSLLVGSLLAGVAAGLAGCSKPAATGQLTVGLTYIPNVQFSAFYLGVERGIFSDHGVDVVLRHHGEQEDVFGALLRGDEDVVFASADEAMVASAGGNDLRTFATSYQTYPINVLGLDGTVTLPPNALEMLTGKRLGIPGHFGSSYYAALCAIHQAGLTEDDVTLVDIGYTALSALETGKVDLIVGFRNNELVQLEARGKTPLAIPVTDPQHPDLVGPSLIARGEAVPKETLKAISAAMADAQQAVIDDPDAALDATAKQVPALADPTQRASAGMVLEATTKMWLRDGKVDVRVDTAAFGRMGEFLTAAGVIEKAPAKPYIAL, from the coding sequence ATGATCGATCGACGCTCGCTGCTCGTCGGATCCCTGCTCGCGGGCGTCGCCGCGGGACTGGCAGGCTGCTCCAAGCCGGCGGCCACCGGCCAGCTGACCGTCGGGCTCACCTACATCCCCAACGTCCAGTTCAGCGCCTTCTACCTCGGCGTCGAGCGAGGCATCTTCTCCGACCACGGCGTCGACGTGGTGCTCCGCCACCACGGGGAGCAGGAGGACGTCTTCGGGGCGCTGCTGCGCGGAGACGAGGACGTCGTCTTCGCCTCCGCCGACGAGGCGATGGTCGCCAGCGCCGGGGGCAACGACCTGCGCACCTTCGCGACCAGCTACCAGACCTACCCGATCAACGTGCTCGGCCTCGACGGCACCGTGACACTTCCCCCCAACGCGCTCGAGATGCTCACGGGCAAGCGGCTCGGCATCCCAGGCCACTTCGGCTCCAGCTACTACGCGGCGCTGTGCGCCATCCACCAGGCGGGCCTCACCGAGGACGACGTGACGCTCGTCGACATCGGCTACACGGCGCTCAGCGCCCTCGAGACGGGCAAGGTCGACCTGATCGTCGGGTTCCGCAACAACGAGCTCGTTCAACTTGAGGCGCGCGGCAAGACCCCTCTGGCCATCCCCGTCACGGACCCGCAGCACCCGGACCTGGTCGGCCCGAGCCTGATCGCGCGCGGCGAGGCGGTGCCGAAGGAGACTCTCAAGGCCATCTCCGCCGCCATGGCCGACGCTCAGCAGGCCGTGATCGACGATCCCGACGCCGCCCTTGACGCCACCGCGAAGCAGGTGCCGGCGCTTGCCGACCCGACCCAGCGCGCCTCGGCGGGCATGGTGCTGGAGGCGACCACCAAGATGTGGCTGCGCGACGGCAAGGTCGACGTCCGCGTCGACACCGCAGCCTTCGGCCGGATGGGCGAGTTTCTCACCGCGGCGGGCGTCATCGAGAAGGCCCCGGCGAAACCCTACATCGCGCTCTGA
- a CDS encoding MFS transporter has protein sequence MHSRLDHRHTLIACYVGYVTQAIVNNLGPLMFIIWHTTFGISFSALGLVVAINFGLQLLVDLVSPKAIDAVGYRISMVVAHVMAALGLVAMGILPFALSSPMVGLIAAMCICAVGGGLLEVLVSPVVEACPTENKAFHMSLLHSFYCWGHVAVVGLSTVGFLALGQERWPWLCFAWAIVPALNAVLLWFVPYYSLVEDGAPMRYLDLMRRGTFWLLVGLMLTAGASEQAMSQWASAYAQDGLGLSKTAGDLLGPLSFAAAMGIARVAFGSRATVANVRSIMTGTLIACVVAYALAAFSPLAWMGLVGIALGGFSVGMLWPGTFTLGSASFPRGGTALFALLALGGDAGCAIGPAAVGAATDAFGSLQSGMAVGIVFPILMLIGLAALGRRTATARVAA, from the coding sequence GTGCACAGCCGCCTCGACCACCGCCACACACTGATCGCCTGTTACGTGGGCTACGTCACGCAGGCGATCGTCAACAACCTCGGCCCGCTGATGTTCATCATCTGGCACACCACCTTCGGCATCTCGTTCTCCGCGCTCGGCCTGGTGGTGGCCATCAACTTCGGGCTGCAACTGCTGGTCGATCTCGTCTCTCCCAAGGCCATCGACGCCGTCGGCTACCGGATCTCCATGGTGGTCGCGCACGTGATGGCCGCCCTGGGCCTCGTCGCGATGGGCATCCTGCCGTTCGCGCTGTCCAGCCCGATGGTCGGACTGATCGCCGCCATGTGCATCTGCGCCGTCGGCGGCGGGCTCCTGGAGGTGCTCGTCAGCCCTGTCGTCGAGGCGTGCCCCACGGAGAACAAGGCCTTCCACATGAGCCTTCTTCACTCGTTCTACTGCTGGGGGCACGTCGCGGTCGTGGGGCTCAGCACCGTCGGGTTCCTGGCGCTCGGCCAGGAGCGCTGGCCTTGGCTGTGCTTCGCGTGGGCCATCGTGCCCGCGCTGAACGCCGTGCTGCTGTGGTTCGTTCCGTACTACTCGCTCGTCGAGGACGGCGCACCGATGCGCTACCTGGACCTGATGCGCAGGGGCACGTTCTGGCTGCTCGTCGGCCTGATGCTGACGGCGGGCGCCTCCGAGCAGGCGATGAGCCAGTGGGCCTCCGCTTACGCCCAGGACGGGCTCGGATTGAGCAAGACCGCGGGCGACCTGCTCGGGCCGCTCAGCTTCGCCGCGGCAATGGGCATCGCCAGGGTCGCGTTCGGCTCGCGGGCGACCGTCGCGAACGTGCGCTCCATCATGACGGGCACCCTGATCGCGTGCGTCGTGGCCTACGCCTTGGCGGCGTTCAGCCCGCTGGCCTGGATGGGGCTGGTGGGCATCGCGCTCGGCGGCTTCTCCGTCGGGATGCTGTGGCCCGGCACGTTCACGCTGGGCTCCGCGTCCTTCCCGCGTGGCGGGACGGCGCTGTTCGCGCTGCTCGCGCTTGGAGGGGACGCGGGCTGCGCGATCGGCCCCGCGGCGGTCGGCGCGGCCACCGACGCGTTCGGCTCGCTGCAGTCTGGCATGGCGGTCGGGATCGTCTTCCCGATCCTGATGCTGATCGGGCTGGCGGCGCTCGGGCGTCGGACGGCGACCGCGCGGGTGGCCGCCTAG